The following proteins are co-located in the Sporosarcina pasteurii genome:
- a CDS encoding PH domain-containing protein, whose product MRRQPINRISEKGLRVWRLYGIIQTFFVLLVAIGAGVLAYIFEWSWYIYGIAGIIVIAYAYLFVYLFPKIKWLRWRYEVRESEIELQHGLFIVKRTLIPMVRVQHVDTSQGPILRKYNLAGITISTAATNHEIPALIVEEADELRSRISTLARVADDDV is encoded by the coding sequence TTGAGGAGACAGCCAATTAATCGGATTTCAGAAAAAGGTCTGCGTGTTTGGAGATTATATGGAATCATACAAACTTTCTTTGTGTTATTAGTAGCAATCGGCGCAGGCGTTTTAGCATACATATTTGAGTGGTCGTGGTACATATATGGTATTGCTGGGATCATCGTTATTGCTTATGCATATTTGTTTGTTTATTTATTCCCGAAAATTAAATGGTTGCGGTGGCGGTATGAGGTACGGGAATCTGAAATTGAATTACAACATGGGTTGTTTATTGTGAAAAGAACGCTCATTCCGATGGTTCGGGTTCAGCATGTCGATACTTCGCAAGGGCCCATATTAAGGAAATATAACTTGGCGGGGATTACAATTTCAACAGCGGCGACGAATCATGAAATTCCAGCGCTCATTGTTGAAGAGGCGGATGAACTAAGAAGCCGTATTTCAACACTTGCAAGGGTGGCGGATGATGATGTCTAA
- a CDS encoding DEAD/DEAH box helicase, which produces MTKFSELNISESTQRSLARMGFEEATPIQEGTIKLGLEGRDIIGQAQTGTGKTTAFGVPIIENIDTSNRSIQALVIAPTRELAIQVSEELYRIGNDKRAKVLSVYGGQDISRQIRALRNNPQIIVGTPGRLLDHIKRKTIKLDNVQTLVLDEADEMLNMGFIEDINAIMAAVPEERQTLLFSATMPAPIRKIAETFMKEPEVVKIKSKAMTVENIEQFFVKAQEREKFDILSRVLNVHQPELAIVFGRTKRRVDELSHALTIRGYLAEGIHGDLTQAKRMSVLRQFKEGKIDILVATDVAARGLDISGVTHVYNFDIPQDPESYVHRIGRTGRAGKNGVAVTFVTPREMGYLRIVEETTKKRMTPLVPPTSDEALLGQQRLAVEQLTEIIQKNELHDYKQLASNLLKDHDALEVVAAALKNMTREPDDTPVKITEERPLPSRNNRRGDRGGYKGNRGGGRRPARGGGSRSRDGRGGGGGSRRGREGGNRGRGRSRRPSES; this is translated from the coding sequence TTGACTAAATTTTCAGAGCTAAATATTAGCGAATCAACACAACGCTCTTTAGCCCGCATGGGGTTTGAAGAAGCAACACCTATCCAAGAAGGTACAATTAAACTTGGGTTAGAAGGACGAGACATTATCGGTCAAGCACAAACAGGGACGGGGAAGACGACTGCATTTGGTGTTCCAATTATCGAGAACATTGATACAAGTAACCGTTCAATTCAAGCACTTGTAATTGCGCCAACACGTGAGTTAGCAATTCAAGTTTCAGAAGAACTATACCGAATCGGAAACGATAAACGTGCGAAAGTTTTATCTGTTTACGGTGGGCAAGATATCAGTCGACAAATTCGTGCGCTGCGCAACAACCCACAAATTATTGTCGGGACGCCAGGACGTTTACTTGACCATATTAAACGTAAAACAATTAAATTAGACAATGTTCAAACATTAGTATTAGACGAAGCAGATGAAATGCTAAATATGGGCTTCATCGAAGACATTAATGCGATTATGGCAGCTGTTCCGGAAGAACGTCAAACATTATTGTTCTCAGCAACAATGCCTGCACCTATTCGTAAAATTGCAGAAACGTTTATGAAAGAACCAGAAGTCGTTAAAATTAAATCAAAAGCAATGACCGTAGAAAATATTGAACAGTTCTTTGTAAAAGCACAAGAACGCGAAAAGTTTGATATTCTTTCACGCGTATTAAACGTTCATCAGCCTGAATTGGCAATTGTTTTCGGACGTACGAAACGTCGTGTCGATGAACTTTCCCATGCACTTACAATCCGCGGTTATCTAGCGGAAGGAATCCATGGTGATTTAACACAAGCGAAAAGAATGTCAGTTCTTCGTCAGTTTAAAGAAGGAAAAATTGATATCTTAGTGGCAACAGACGTTGCGGCACGTGGATTAGATATTTCAGGTGTCACACATGTTTATAACTTTGATATTCCACAAGATCCTGAAAGTTACGTTCACCGTATCGGGCGTACGGGGCGTGCTGGGAAAAATGGTGTAGCTGTTACATTCGTAACGCCACGTGAAATGGGTTACTTACGAATCGTTGAAGAAACGACGAAAAAGCGTATGACGCCATTAGTTCCGCCGACTTCAGACGAGGCGTTATTAGGTCAACAGCGTCTTGCGGTTGAACAATTAACTGAAATTATTCAGAAAAACGAACTTCATGATTATAAGCAACTTGCATCAAACTTATTGAAAGATCATGACGCATTAGAAGTTGTGGCAGCAGCGCTGAAAAACATGACGCGCGAGCCAGATGACACACCTGTTAAAATTACAGAAGAACGTCCACTTCCATCCAGAAATAACCGACGTGGTGACCGCGGAGGTTATAAAGGAAATCGTGGCGGCGGTCGTCGTCCAGCACGTGGTGGCGGTAGTCGTAGTCGTGACGGACGTGGTGGCGGTGGCGGATCACGTCGCGGTCGCGAAGGTGGAAATCGCGGCAGAGGTCGTTCAAGACGTCCATCTGAATCATAA